In Thermofilum pendens Hrk 5, the sequence CCCGCGCCTGAGCAGTAGCTCCACGTGCTCCCTGGGGGCCTCCACCTTGTCGGGATCCTCCACTACCCAGGAAGTCGTGCCTATAACCGAGGTCCCCCTGTGGTGGACTATTATATCCCCGTCCCCCGGCTTGTTTAGCCTGTTGAAGACCCTGAAGCCTACCCGCCCATCCAGCGCGACCATGACTCCCGGGCTGGGCTTCACCGGGACGTCGAGCCCCGCCAGCCTGGCGACCTTCTTGGCCCACGCCCCGGTCGCGTTAACGAAGAAGTCGGCCTCGAGCTCGTACTCCCTCAGGGATACCTTGTCCCTCACTTTAACCGCCTTCACCTCTCCCCCCTCCACCCTGAAGCCCACGACCTCGTTGTACGGCCTAATGTCGGCCCCGCGCTGTTTAGCCGAAGCTAAAAAGCTCAGGATGACCTTTAAGGGGTCGAAGGTACCGTCGGGGACAAGCACCGCCGCCTTCAAGTCGGGGTTGAGGTTCGGCTCCAGCTTGAGAGCCTCCTCCCGGCTAACCTCCTTCACCGGTATGCCTGCCTCCTCGCACTTCTTGAGGAAGAAGTCCTTGTACTCCAGGTCTGACTCGTCCACGGCCACGAAAATCCCGCCGTTCTTCTCGAAGAGGAACGGCGCTATCCTCCGGAGCACCACGTTCTCGGAGTAACACTCCCTTGCCACCTCCACGTCCGCCACGTACCTACACCCGCTATGCAGGAGCCCGTGGGTTCTCCCGCTCGTACCGCTCCCGATGGAGCCTCTCTCGAGTAGCGTTACCCTCAGCCCGCGTAGCGCCAAGTCGTAGGCAAGCGCTGCTCCCGTGACGCCTCCGCCTATCACGACGACCTTCTTCGTCAAGGGAGGTCAACCTGTAACTTTATTGATAGTTATTTAAACTTTGTTGAGTAAATAGGGTGGATACTTAGTAGCCGTACGCCCAGGGAACCTCCTTGGCCCAGCCGAGCGCCCGCTTGACGGCGGCCTTCCAGCCGGCGTAGAGCTGTTCCCTTTTCTCGCGGCTCATCTGGGGCGTAAACCTCTTCTCCTCCCTCCAGAGCCTCCCCACCTCGTCCAGGCTGCTCCAAACGCCTACAGCTAAACCCGCCAGGTAGGCTGCCCCGAGAGCGGTCGTCTCCCGTACGAGGGGTCTTACAACGTCTACTCCCAGAATGTCTGCCTGGAACTGTAGGAGGAAGTCGCTCCTTGCAGCGCCCCCGTCCGCTTTAAGAATCCTCACAGCGTAGCCAGCATCTGCCTGCATGGCTTCCACAACGTCCCTCGTGAGGTAGGCTATGCTTTCGAGTACTGCCCGCGCTAAATGCTTTCTCGTGGTTCCGCGGGTAATCCCTATGATGAGCCCCCTCGCGTAGGGATCCCAGTAGGGGGCTCCGAGCCCCGTGAACGCCGGGACGAAGTACAGCCCGCCCGTATCGTCCGCCGACTCCGCGAGGGGGTCGATCTCCGGGGACACTTCTATCAGTTTCAGCCCGTCTCTTAGCCACTGGATAGCAGCCCCAGTTATGAATATGCTTCCTTCGAGCGCGTAGGTCGCTCTACCCTTTGATAGAGAGTAGAACACCGTGGTTAGAAGCCCGCTCCTCGAGTAGCGTATCTCCCCGCCTGTATTCATGAGTATAAAGTTCCCGGTGCCATACGTGCATTTAACGTCTCCCGGCGTGAACCCCGCCTGCCCGAATAGCGCTGCCTGCTGGTCTCCAGCGTCCCCGGCGACGGCTATGCTCTTACCGTTGAATATACCGTTAAGTTCCGGGCCGGTGTACCCGTATATCTCCGGGTCCGAGGAGGGCCTCGGCGTTGGAAGAGAGTCCTCCGGTATCCCGCCCATAGCCTCCAGTAGCTCTGGGTCCCACTCAAGCCTCTTTATGTTGAACAACATGGTCCTACTGGCGTTTGAGTAGTCGGTTACATGGGCGCCGCCTTTCTCAGGGGTTAACACCTCCCTGGATCCGCGCGTAAGGTTCCATATGATCCAGGAGTCTATCGTGCCGAAGACAGCCTCCCGCCTAGCTACCTTTTCGCGAAGCCCCTCCACGTTCTCGAGCAACCACTGTATCTTGCTCCCGGAGAAGTAGGGGTCCGGGATAAGCCCGGTCTTCTCGCGTATCTCCTCCAGCCGCTCCTCCTTCAATTTATCAGTTATCGGGGCTGTACGCCTATCCTGCCACACTATCGCGTTGTAGAGAGGGTTCCCGGTGCGGACGTCCCAGACGACAACAGTCTCCCTCTGGTTAGTCACTCCTATCGCGGCTATCTCGCCCGGGTCCACCTTGGACCTCCTCACGGCGTCCCTTATGCACTCTAGCGTTTTCTCCCAGATCTCTAGGGGGTTGTGCTCAACCCACCCAGGCCTGGGGTAGATCTGCGTGTGCTCCCTGTAAGACCACCCGCCAGGCACGGGTCTACCT encodes:
- a CDS encoding FAD-dependent oxidoreductase gives rise to the protein MTKKVVVIGGGVTGAALAYDLALRGLRVTLLERGSIGSGTSGRTHGLLHSGCRYVADVEVARECYSENVVLRRIAPFLFEKNGGIFVAVDESDLEYKDFFLKKCEEAGIPVKEVSREEALKLEPNLNPDLKAAVLVPDGTFDPLKVILSFLASAKQRGADIRPYNEVVGFRVEGGEVKAVKVRDKVSLREYELEADFFVNATGAWAKKVARLAGLDVPVKPSPGVMVALDGRVGFRVFNRLNKPGDGDIIVHHRGTSVIGTTSWVVEDPDKVEAPREHVELLLRRGRELAPVTSKLRVKAVYVSSRPLVGSLPAGTGREVSRSFAIIDHSREGAGNMASVIGGKFTTARLMAEKTGDFVAERLGVSTPSRTAETPLAPYWAYFT
- the glpK gene encoding glycerol kinase GlpK, coding for MSKLVLVIDQGTTGTRAAIFDPEGRPVPGGWSYREHTQIYPRPGWVEHNPLEIWEKTLECIRDAVRRSKVDPGEIAAIGVTNQRETVVVWDVRTGNPLYNAIVWQDRRTAPITDKLKEERLEEIREKTGLIPDPYFSGSKIQWLLENVEGLREKVARREAVFGTIDSWIIWNLTRGSREVLTPEKGGAHVTDYSNASRTMLFNIKRLEWDPELLEAMGGIPEDSLPTPRPSSDPEIYGYTGPELNGIFNGKSIAVAGDAGDQQAALFGQAGFTPGDVKCTYGTGNFILMNTGGEIRYSRSGLLTTVFYSLSKGRATYALEGSIFITGAAIQWLRDGLKLIEVSPEIDPLAESADDTGGLYFVPAFTGLGAPYWDPYARGLIIGITRGTTRKHLARAVLESIAYLTRDVVEAMQADAGYAVRILKADGGAARSDFLLQFQADILGVDVVRPLVRETTALGAAYLAGLAVGVWSSLDEVGRLWREEKRFTPQMSREKREQLYAGWKAAVKRALGWAKEVPWAYGY